Proteins found in one Candidatus Poribacteria bacterium genomic segment:
- the cas2 gene encoding CRISPR-associated endonuclease Cas2 has protein sequence MPTFVVFAYDIPDDNRRNRVAKILEGYGFRAQKSLFECFLSEERIREAVEDLMKVIDPKEDNLRLYRLCRSCQSKRESYGVAQRIDEPKRFIV, from the coding sequence ATGCCTACCTTCGTCGTGTTCGCATACGATATACCCGACGATAACCGCAGAAATAGGGTCGCCAAGATCCTGGAGGGATACGGGTTCAGGGCTCAGAAAAGCCTCTTCGAATGTTTCTTAAGCGAGGAGAGGATCAGAGAGGCAGTCGAGGATCTGATGAAGGTGATCGATCCGAAGGAGGATAACCTGAGGCTATATCGGCTCTGCAGGTCATGTCAAAGCAAAAGGGAATCATACGGCGTGGCGCAGAGGATAGATGAGCCAAAGAGGTTCATCGTCTGA
- a CDS encoding TIGR02710 family CRISPR-associated protein yields MKATLILSVGTSAEPLIKAVEEAGEEVEEVFLVYGRPFEGQTPSPFDVAYELKRHSQERGLNVRTFEVPDPEDFNLCLKISKEALDAAKESEMIVVNYTGGTKSLSAALAHAALSTEIAGELIFEYVGGKRDRNGRVIGKEMKIKRISNTLTVEISHRIVNLLSEANYAAAFYLSERLPETGWAGFLKRATEALWLWDNFDYEPATAIIRDELQQNAQVFLDHDLLSPIAETIVRLARTSRPLRKSVPMLKKLSAKDRNQTDLPETEAMSLICADTLENAQRRMRQGRATDAVLRAYRAVEVAVQGKLMSMGINPWLPNWDAIDTEALKRFQERMGYLPNDIALSAGICLIESISGQTLDERKNDMLKDLLRSRNMSYLEHGYTRLDGETAERLISYAQTLAETVLDVDLKELREKVRHLR; encoded by the coding sequence ATGAAGGCTACTTTGATACTCTCCGTCGGAACGTCGGCGGAACCGCTGATCAAAGCGGTCGAAGAGGCAGGCGAGGAGGTGGAGGAGGTCTTCCTCGTCTACGGCAGACCCTTTGAGGGCCAAACCCCATCTCCCTTCGATGTGGCCTACGAGCTGAAGCGCCATTCACAGGAGAGGGGATTAAACGTCAGAACCTTCGAGGTCCCCGATCCGGAGGATTTCAACCTCTGCCTGAAGATCTCGAAGGAGGCACTTGATGCGGCTAAGGAGAGCGAGATGATCGTGGTCAACTACACAGGGGGAACGAAATCGCTCTCGGCCGCCCTAGCACACGCGGCCCTGTCAACCGAGATAGCGGGCGAGCTGATCTTCGAATACGTCGGCGGCAAAAGGGATCGAAATGGAAGGGTTATCGGCAAGGAGATGAAGATCAAAAGGATAAGCAACACGCTCACCGTGGAGATATCTCACAGGATAGTAAACCTGCTCAGTGAAGCCAACTACGCCGCCGCCTTTTACCTGTCCGAGAGACTCCCTGAGACGGGATGGGCCGGATTTCTCAAAAGAGCGACTGAGGCGCTGTGGCTGTGGGATAACTTCGACTACGAGCCCGCGACGGCCATCATCCGCGATGAGCTGCAACAAAACGCGCAGGTCTTCCTCGATCACGACCTTCTCTCCCCTATAGCTGAGACTATCGTAAGGCTCGCCCGCACCTCAAGGCCGCTTAGGAAAAGCGTTCCTATGCTGAAGAAGCTTTCGGCCAAGGACAGAAACCAGACCGATCTCCCCGAAACCGAGGCGATGTCCCTCATCTGCGCCGACACGCTCGAAAACGCCCAACGCAGGATGAGACAGGGCCGTGCCACAGACGCCGTCCTGAGGGCCTATAGGGCCGTGGAGGTGGCGGTGCAGGGAAAACTTATGAGCATGGGGATCAATCCGTGGCTGCCGAATTGGGACGCTATCGATACGGAGGCTTTGAAGCGATTTCAGGAAAGAATGGGATATCTGCCCAACGATATCGCCCTTTCGGCGGGGATCTGTCTGATCGAATCGATCTCCGGCCAGACGCTGGATGAAAGGAAAAACGATATGTTGAAGGATCTCCTGCGATCCAGGAACATGAGCTACCTGGAACACGGATATACCCGCCTCGACGGAGAGACGGCCGAAAGGCTGATCTCATACGCCCAGACCTTGGCCGAGACCGTCCTGGATGTGGATCTGAAGGAGCTCAGGGAGAAGGTAAGACATCTCCGTTGA